Part of the Anomaloglossus baeobatrachus isolate aAnoBae1 chromosome 1, aAnoBae1.hap1, whole genome shotgun sequence genome, TTTTCCCCACGCCTGTCGCATGTATGTCTGGATGCTTGGTTTACTTTGCATATACTATACTGGCCCATCCTCATTCAGATTCCCTTCTCCTTTGTCCTCTTTTAGCTATATGGTCCGACTCTGATCTCCTCCGTTATATGCTCAACTACTTAGCCAAATTTCCTACCCCGTGTGGTGCTATATATGTACTATTTTTTGTGAATTTAGGCGTTTATACATCACTGTTGTTCTTTGATAAGGCTGTACCTCCCGGTTTCCCTTGTGCTATGATGATCCCATGTAGCTGCATACGCAGTAGCTGTGTCTTTTTTAACATCTCTTTTATTTATCTTTGTACTGTTGGTCCTGATCCCTGTATATGGGATTGCCCCCAACTTCTATATGTCTTTGGATAACAATTTTTGCCTCCTATGCGGGCGATGGTGTCTGGATTCATTTGGGTGCGCTGCCATGTACAGCCTGATTTGCCCACTATGTTGTGGCCCTGAGCCGGCATGTTTACATTGGTTTAGGCCGCCTTGCTGGATTAACCGGAGCGCATGTACGTTGCGATGGCAACGCGCTTTGTGTTTACCTATATCAGTAGTAAGGGGGCCATATGTCTCgtcaaatctgacaggtgccccgcccctatcaaaccctatcaaagtgtattaaacacaccccctcccctctcctgacaggccctatattttataggcttttgattaggcttttgattagggatttgatagtgcaactacacaggtcctatattttataggcttttgattaggcttttgattagggatttgatagtgcaatcctgatagtgtaaatgcttaggatcccaccccctcccctctcctgacaggccctatattttataggcttttgattaggcttttgattagggatttgatagtgcaactacacaggtcctatattttataggcttttgattaggcttttgattagggatttgatagtgcaatcctgatagtgtaaatgcttaggatcccactattttattttgattaggcttttgattagggatttgatagtgcaatcctgatagtgtaaatgcttaatcccactattttattcactgattatgagaaatctgatttagtgtaattgtttggaatcataccattttattcagtgtggttttgttgcagaattcattctgctagtgtaatttgattgggcatattatgtatatggccaaatttattttataggcgtttgatacagaattcattctgatagtgtaatatggttgggcatattatgtatatggccaattatactattacgcgtcttatgctgtaaagcacttcttatagcacccatgtagaaagtttgtgttttatactgtttgtataaaaatgaaagacagattgtgttttatactgtttgtataaaatgaaagacagacacactatcaaaatttaaaaagtttattgctcagaatttaattacattcagttgcaCATTACAGCCTTACCAAGAGGACCAGTTTCTTACCATTACAATGAGTGTTTCAAGCTGTATGTATAGATACAAAGAGGCCCTCCTATCTGATCAGAACCATCTTTACAATTACCCTTCAATGCAGAGATCAAATGCTTCCCACAGACTTATCAACAGGACATGTTTCTTACCATTACAACGCGTGTGTGAAACTGTACATATAGATACAAAGAGGGTTTCCTATCTGATCAAAACCAGTATTACAAGTACCCTTCAATGTAGAGATCAAATGCTTCACACACCCTTACTAATACAATGAGACTCTAGCCCCTCATCAAAGAGGCCCTCCTATCTGATCAAAACCATCATTTACAAATACCCTTCAATGCATAGATCAAATACTTCACACACCCTTACTAATACAATGAGACTCTAGCATTCAAAGCTGGTCCTAGCCAGATGAGATACATCTGTTTGATTAAATGGGTTTATTAAGACATGATCAATGATCACTTCTGACTACTTGGCATAGGGGCATACAAAGCTGCTTATAAAGACAACCTGAATTGATCGAATGCTCTGGTGAAAGAGACGCGACAAAATCACACACCATATTGTCATTTTCTTTTAAATCACTActaaagcattgtaatattttATTGAATGACACTCCCCGTGCTATATGGTACAAAACGTAAACACAGTAATGTCCGCATACTTTGCTAAATGTGTCCTGAATCTGAATGGATTGAAAACAATATAGTTCACTGTTTCTATTTAAGAAGGTTACAAACTCATCAGGAAATAAAACACTTGTTGGTGAACATCCATAACTGTCAAAGAATATTGCCTTCTTATCATCGCAAAGTACAATCAATATCCAATGTCGCCCACTTTGTCCGGAACTGTCTGTATTCACGATGTAGGCAGCGGGTCTCTGGGTCACTCTATATGCCGGTAGCAAATCACACGGAAACACTCCAGCAAATATGCATTCTGTATAATaatcagacttcaacaggtttgtgAGCTGGAAGTTATCCATAATTAGATGTAATCAAATAGTACTTCTCTTCTATGGTTGATTTCAAGTATAGTTGTGTTGATGGCATATACTATCATATTTACAGTATGCGGGGTAGCTAGCGCAAACCGCACTTCAGCACGTAGGTTACCCGATTTAACGAGCGAGAAATGACCACCAGGTTCTTGATCTGGTGATAAATCAAATGCAAACAATGTGAACCCGGCCATAAATTCTTCACGATCTATCGCCAGAGCATGATCAGATTTTAAACGGCCAGAAACATGAGCCAAAGACATAAATTCGCGGACGGCTAAGTCATCACTGAAATTAGGTTGGAAAGGGCGGGCGGGAAATGGTTGGCCGTCCAGATAAAGCGATGCAAGACTTATTTCGTAATGGTGAAAGCACAACGGGTTTTTATTGTACGATCCGCTAAAGGCTTCATTATCTACAAAGCCCAATATAACAGTTTTTGGAATTTGTCCCAAGAAGAGGTTCTCGTGGTTTGTAATTCGCGTGCCGGCTGGAATACTGTATACTTTCATGCAGGCCCTATCAATAGCGTATTTGGCCGTTGTGGCTAGTAGGGCCTGACTGTGGCCTATACGTACAGCTGGAGAGACTTGCACTCTCTTCACATAGAGTGACGCTTGTAAGATCTGCACTTTATATGGTTCTGCATCACCAGACATCAAACAAAAAGTGTCCTTATTCCTCGACAACTTGATCTTGAGGTCAAGCCCATTCAGTACGAGCTTTGGTTGATTAAATACATCTCCAAAAATTGGCCCTAATAGATCTACAGTCTTAGAGTTCCTGGTTATACGCGCTCTTTTGACAAATCCAGCATTTAGACCATCCAAGGCCCGATCATTATGATGACCTGCAGTGTCTTTATAGAACAATCCAGCGATAAACTGTGTCGATAGTGTTTGCGTGCTGTAATTTAAAAGAGTTTCAATGTACGCTCTATAGCTGTAGAGGTTATCCGACTGCGAGATGAGGCGATCTCCAAGAGTGATATCGACCTGATTAAACAACGTTGTCAGGGGGTAATTTATAAACGCAACACGCGCACCATCGCCGATAGCCGTATTATCTTGTTTCACGATATGGCAATTTATGTACAGTAGGGTATTGTTCAGATCATAATAATATTCACCGCTACCCGATATGAAAAATTCCAGGGGGGCATTTTCCGACAGAGCCGCAATAGGTTGTACTTCTACAAAAAGCGATTTCTCAATACTTGTTTGCGTAGGGGGAATGACAAAAATATCCAGTTCAGATTTTGCGCACTCTACAGAAGCATCATGTACGAAAGCCATTATAGTTATGAAAGTATACAGTATTCCAGCCGTCACGCGAATTACAAACCACGAGAACCTCTTCTTGGGACAAATTCCAAAAACTGTTATATTGGGCTTTGTAGATAATGAAGCCTTTAGCGGATCGTACAATAAAAACCCGTTGTGCTTTCACCATTACGAAATAAGTCTTGCATCGCTTTATCTGGACG contains:
- the LOC142299437 gene encoding uncharacterized protein F54H12.2-like, translating into MAFVHDASVECAKSELDIFVIPPTQTSIEKSLFVEVQPIAALSENAPLEFFISGSGEYYYDLNNTLLYINCHIVKQDNTAIGDGARVAFINYPLTTLFNQVDITLGDRLISQSDNLYSYRAYIETLLNYSTQTLSTQFIAGLFYKDTAGHHNDRALDGLNAGFVKRARITRNSKTVDLLGPIFGDVFNQPKLVLNGLDLKIKLSRNKDTFCLMSGDAEPYKVQILQASLYVKRVQVSPAVRIGHSQALLATTAKYAIDRACMKVYSIPAGTRITNHENLFLGQIPKTVILGFVDNEAFSGSYNKNPLCFHHYEISLASLYLDGQPFPARPFQPNFSDDLAVREFMSLAHVSGRLKSDHALAIDREEFMAGFTLFAFDLSPDQEPGGHFSLVKSGNLRAEVRFALATPHTVNMIVYAINTTILEINHRREVLFDYI